In a genomic window of Methanosarcina horonobensis HB-1 = JCM 15518:
- the grpE gene encoding nucleotide exchange factor GrpE has translation MKKSSKKENMNSKEENQTEAESSEARNSESSAGKAGETTVSPENEPVSSEAEKSPEAACREENELLKDQLFRLAADFDNFRKRTARQMEENRKATLEQVLLDFVEVTDNFDRALKSARTAEDMGSIVSGIEQLSKQFFSILEKYGLERIKCEKAGEFDPHRHEAIQHIETSEVPDNTIVDVYKHGYALNEKVVRPALVSVARSPEEAEK, from the coding sequence ATGAAAAAGTCCAGTAAAAAGGAAAATATGAATTCCAAAGAAGAAAACCAGACAGAGGCTGAAAGTTCCGAAGCCCGGAATTCTGAGTCTTCGGCTGGAAAAGCCGGTGAAACAACAGTAAGTCCTGAAAACGAACCTGTAAGTTCCGAGGCTGAAAAAAGCCCTGAGGCTGCTTGCAGGGAGGAAAACGAACTTCTAAAGGACCAGCTTTTCCGGCTTGCAGCGGATTTTGATAACTTCAGAAAACGGACCGCCCGTCAGATGGAAGAAAACCGGAAAGCTACGCTTGAACAGGTACTTCTTGACTTTGTTGAAGTGACCGATAATTTCGACCGCGCTCTGAAATCTGCAAGGACTGCAGAGGATATGGGCTCAATAGTAAGCGGAATAGAGCAGCTTTCAAAGCAGTTCTTCTCTATCCTGGAAAAGTACGGGCTTGAAAGGATAAAATGCGAAAAGGCAGGCGAGTTCGATCCTCACAGGCATGAAGCTATCCAGCATATAGAAACCTCCGAAGTTCCGGATAACACCATCGTTGATGTTTACAAACATGGATATGCTTTGAACGAGAAGGTTGTCAGACCCGCTCTGGTTTCAGTAGCAAGAAGCCCAGAAGAGGCAGAGAAATAA